The following coding sequences lie in one Streptomyces sp. NBC_00510 genomic window:
- a CDS encoding rhodanese-like domain-containing protein produces MNPPATVRSGIDRMLDRARARLNRVGPDDAAAEIAAGEALLVDIRPAAQRAREGEFPDALVIERNVLEWRLDPLSDARVPEATGPDVRWIVACSEGYTSSLAAASLLDVGLTRATDLEGGFQAWLRAGLQVKGGAPEGTP; encoded by the coding sequence ATGAACCCGCCCGCCACCGTCAGGTCCGGCATCGACCGGATGCTCGACCGCGCCCGGGCCCGGCTGAACCGGGTCGGACCCGACGACGCGGCGGCCGAGATCGCCGCGGGTGAGGCACTGCTGGTCGACATCCGCCCGGCGGCGCAGCGGGCCCGGGAGGGCGAGTTCCCGGACGCCCTGGTGATCGAGCGCAACGTCCTCGAATGGCGGCTGGACCCGCTGAGCGACGCCCGCGTCCCCGAGGCCACCGGCCCCGACGTGCGCTGGATCGTGGCGTGCTCCGAGGGCTACACCTCCAGCCTGGCGGCGGCCTCGCTGCTGGACGTCGGCCTGACCCGGGCCACCGACCTGGAGGGCGGTTTCCAGGCGTGGCTGCGGGCCGGGCTGCAGGTCAAGGGCGGGGCGCCGGAAGGAACCCCCTGA
- a CDS encoding cysteine dioxygenase family protein yields MALHHRASGPTPLVLPQLRALVRGYAAAVEAGVHLPVHLPDRRWYIRLHQDPYVDVWLITWPCDTSTELHDHAGSLGALTVVGGTLTEHRWLHDERGHGRIATRELAAGGGAAFPLGHVHDVVNASAAPAVSVHAYSPPLTAMSYYAVDAARSLRRTRTVLTDEPEPSAVPRAVPLSRALAVTASASTTAPEAVR; encoded by the coding sequence ATGGCCCTGCACCACCGGGCGAGCGGTCCCACCCCGCTCGTCCTCCCCCAACTGCGCGCGCTCGTGCGCGGCTACGCCGCCGCCGTCGAGGCCGGTGTCCACCTCCCGGTCCACCTGCCCGACCGCCGCTGGTACATCCGGCTGCACCAGGACCCCTACGTGGACGTCTGGCTGATCACCTGGCCGTGCGACACCTCCACCGAACTGCACGACCACGCGGGATCCCTCGGCGCCCTGACCGTCGTCGGCGGCACGCTCACCGAGCACCGCTGGCTCCACGACGAGCGGGGCCACGGCCGCATCGCGACCCGCGAACTCGCCGCGGGCGGCGGCGCGGCCTTCCCGCTCGGACACGTCCACGACGTCGTCAACGCCTCCGCCGCGCCCGCGGTGAGCGTGCACGCCTATTCGCCGCCCCTGACGGCGATGTCGTACTACGCGGTCGACGCCGCGCGCTCGCTGCGGCGCACGCGTACCGTGCTGACGGACGAGCCGGAGCCCTCCGCGGTACCCCGCGCCGTCCCCCTGTCACGCGCCCTGGCCGTGACCGCGTCCGCGTCCACGACCGCTCCGGAGGCCGTCCGATGA
- the cpt gene encoding chloramphenicol phosphotransferase CPT, whose amino-acid sequence MAHQVIVLNGGSSSGKSGIARCLQAVLLPDPWLTFGTDTLVDGLPAGLRGSGAGAGIGFGADGSVSVGDTFRALDEAWTAGIAAMARAGARVVVDEVFLGGPASQERWRRALDGLEVLWVGVRCAPEVAAGREIARGDRVAGMAAAQAEAVHRGVVYDIEVDTTRMESMECARAVAARVSPV is encoded by the coding sequence ATGGCCCACCAGGTGATCGTGCTCAACGGCGGCTCCAGCTCCGGCAAGTCGGGCATCGCGCGCTGCCTGCAGGCGGTGCTCCTGCCGGACCCGTGGCTGACGTTCGGCACCGACACGCTCGTCGACGGCCTGCCCGCCGGGCTGCGGGGCTCCGGGGCCGGCGCGGGCATCGGCTTCGGTGCCGACGGGAGCGTGTCGGTCGGCGACACCTTCCGGGCCCTGGACGAGGCCTGGACGGCCGGCATCGCGGCCATGGCGCGGGCCGGTGCCCGGGTCGTCGTCGACGAGGTGTTCCTCGGCGGCCCCGCCTCGCAGGAGCGCTGGCGGCGCGCCCTGGACGGCCTGGAGGTGCTGTGGGTCGGCGTCCGCTGTGCCCCCGAGGTGGCTGCGGGCCGGGAGATCGCGCGGGGCGACCGGGTGGCGGGCATGGCGGCGGCGCAGGCGGAGGCGGTCCACCGGGGAGTCGTCTACGACATCGAAGTGGACACGACACGCATGGAGTCCATGGAGTGCGCGCGGGCCGTCGCGGCCCGTGTGTCACCTGTGTGA
- a CDS encoding aminoglycoside phosphotransferase family protein, translated as MELIGAGRDADVYALDGTRVLRRYRHGGSAHEEARLMAHLAGVGFAVPRVHDADGTDLVMDRLTGPTMAQDLARRPWRAHAHGRLLAGLQASLHAVPAPGWLGRRFTTGDPARDRVLHLDLHPENVILTPDGPVLIDWSNAAAGDPAADTALTVAILRGVGLGPVRNVGLRVFVAGFLHAAPTDPAPRMAEAIAARLANPNLLPAEEHRLRRFARRTPHGN; from the coding sequence GTGGAGCTGATCGGCGCGGGCCGCGACGCCGACGTCTACGCCCTCGACGGCACGCGGGTCCTGCGCCGCTACCGGCACGGCGGTTCGGCCCACGAGGAGGCCCGCCTGATGGCCCACCTCGCCGGCGTGGGGTTCGCGGTGCCCCGGGTGCACGACGCGGACGGCACCGACCTCGTCATGGACCGCCTGACGGGGCCCACCATGGCACAGGACCTGGCCCGCAGGCCCTGGCGGGCGCACGCCCACGGACGGTTGCTGGCCGGACTGCAGGCGTCCCTGCACGCCGTCCCGGCGCCCGGCTGGCTCGGCCGCCGCTTCACCACCGGGGATCCCGCCCGGGACCGCGTCCTCCACCTGGACCTGCACCCGGAGAACGTCATCCTCACCCCGGACGGACCGGTGCTGATCGACTGGAGCAACGCCGCCGCGGGCGACCCCGCCGCCGACACCGCCCTGACCGTCGCCATCCTGCGCGGCGTCGGCCTGGGCCCCGTCCGGAACGTCGGCCTGCGCGTCTTCGTCGCCGGGTTCCTCCACGCCGCCCCCACCGACCCGGCGCCGAGGATGGCCGAGGCGATCGCCGCGCGCCTCGCCAACCCCAATCTGCTGCCCGCCGAGGAACACAGACTCCGGCGCTTCGCCCGCCGCACGCCGCACGGCAATTGA
- a CDS encoding isochorismatase family protein, which yields MTRLEPQRTALVVIDLMERIVELPLAPRSGEEVVLASLGLATAFREAGAPVVLVRVERPGVDEQPPGSELVEGLEREGDLVIVKRTVGAFHGTGLDGELRERGVGTLVIAGIATNMGVESTARAAADHGYALHFAEDAMTALSAAEHEAAVTLALPRFGTVAPAAELAKALWS from the coding sequence ATGACGCGTCTCGAACCCCAGCGCACCGCACTTGTCGTGATCGACCTGATGGAACGCATCGTGGAGCTGCCGTTGGCTCCGCGGTCCGGCGAGGAGGTCGTGCTGGCGTCGCTCGGACTCGCGACGGCCTTCCGGGAGGCGGGGGCACCGGTCGTGCTGGTGCGCGTGGAGCGCCCCGGGGTCGACGAGCAGCCGCCGGGGAGCGAGCTCGTCGAAGGGCTGGAGCGGGAGGGCGACCTGGTGATCGTCAAGCGGACCGTGGGCGCCTTCCACGGCACCGGCCTGGACGGGGAGTTGCGGGAGCGCGGCGTCGGCACCCTCGTGATCGCCGGCATCGCGACGAACATGGGCGTCGAGTCCACGGCCCGCGCGGCGGCCGACCACGGGTACGCACTCCACTTCGCCGAGGACGCGATGACCGCGCTGAGCGCGGCGGAGCACGAGGCCGCCGTGACGCTCGCCCTGCCGCGCTTCGGGACCGTGGCCCCGGCCGCCGAGCTGGCGAAGGCCCTGTGGAGCTGA
- a CDS encoding acyl-CoA synthetase, with protein sequence MEYNLADLFESVADTVPGREALVHLDHPGTGAERRLTYAQLDAAANRLAHHLAAHGVAPGEHVGLHLLNGVEYLQTALACMKIRAVPVNVNYRYVADELVYLYRDADLTALVFDAGFTGRVAAALPRTERLRHLIRVGDAPPDAPEPAVAPVGFAEAEASGSPARDFPARSADDRFVIYTGGTTGMPKGVMWRHEDLFFSGMGGGAPTGVPVSRPEELAERVAAGGEGLVFFPTAPLMHGTSTLTAFIGFHYGQKVVVHSKYAPVEVLRTIEREKVTSVSLVGDAMLRPLADALAGPLKDTDVSSLFSLSSSGAILSETVRAQFQALAPNCMILNNFGSSESGFNGTATDDSGPRRGFRLRVSAHIAVVDPASLWPVAPGEPGRIALRGHVPLGYYNDPGKTAQTFFERDGERWVLLGDMATVDDEGIVTVLGRGSQCINTGGEKVYPEEVEEALKAHPDVYDALVAGVPDPKWGHHVSAVVQLREGAPAPSLEEIQTHCRARLAGYKVPRSLVITPVIQRSPSGKADYRWARETAAQGADGG encoded by the coding sequence GTGGAGTACAACCTTGCCGACCTCTTCGAGTCGGTCGCCGACACCGTGCCCGGCCGCGAGGCGCTGGTGCATCTCGACCACCCCGGCACGGGGGCCGAGCGCCGGCTCACCTACGCGCAGCTCGACGCGGCGGCCAACCGCCTGGCGCACCACCTGGCGGCGCACGGCGTCGCCCCCGGCGAACACGTGGGCCTGCACCTCCTCAACGGCGTCGAGTACCTGCAGACGGCGCTGGCCTGCATGAAGATCCGCGCCGTCCCGGTCAACGTCAACTACCGCTACGTGGCGGACGAGCTCGTCTACCTCTACCGCGACGCCGACCTCACGGCGCTCGTCTTCGACGCCGGGTTCACCGGCCGCGTCGCGGCGGCCCTGCCCCGTACCGAACGGCTGCGCCACCTGATACGGGTCGGCGACGCGCCACCGGACGCGCCCGAACCCGCCGTCGCACCGGTCGGCTTCGCCGAAGCCGAGGCCTCCGGATCGCCCGCCCGCGACTTCCCCGCCCGCTCCGCCGACGACCGCTTCGTCATCTACACCGGCGGCACGACCGGCATGCCCAAGGGCGTCATGTGGCGCCACGAGGACCTCTTCTTCTCCGGCATGGGCGGCGGCGCCCCCACCGGCGTCCCCGTCTCCCGCCCCGAGGAACTCGCCGAACGGGTCGCGGCCGGCGGCGAGGGCCTGGTCTTCTTCCCCACCGCGCCGCTGATGCACGGCACCTCCACGCTGACCGCCTTCATCGGCTTCCACTACGGCCAGAAGGTCGTCGTCCACAGCAAGTACGCGCCCGTGGAGGTGCTGCGCACGATCGAGCGCGAGAAGGTCACCAGCGTCTCGCTGGTCGGCGACGCCATGCTGCGCCCCCTCGCCGACGCCCTGGCCGGACCGCTCAAGGACACCGACGTCTCCTCGCTGTTCAGCCTTTCCAGCTCCGGCGCGATCCTCTCCGAGACCGTGCGCGCGCAGTTCCAGGCGCTCGCCCCGAACTGCATGATCCTCAACAACTTCGGCTCGTCCGAGTCCGGCTTCAACGGCACCGCCACGGACGACTCCGGTCCGCGCAGGGGCTTCCGGCTGCGCGTCAGCGCGCACATCGCCGTCGTCGACCCCGCTTCCCTTTGGCCCGTGGCCCCCGGGGAACCCGGGCGCATCGCGCTGCGCGGCCACGTGCCGCTCGGCTACTACAACGACCCCGGCAAGACCGCCCAGACCTTCTTCGAGCGCGACGGCGAGCGCTGGGTGCTGCTCGGCGACATGGCCACCGTCGACGACGAGGGCATCGTCACCGTGCTCGGACGCGGCTCGCAGTGCATCAACACCGGCGGCGAGAAGGTCTACCCGGAGGAGGTCGAGGAGGCGCTGAAGGCCCACCCCGACGTGTACGACGCCCTGGTCGCAGGCGTCCCCGACCCGAAGTGGGGCCACCACGTATCGGCCGTCGTCCAGCTGCGCGAAGGCGCCCCGGCGCCCTCCCTGGAGGAGATCCAGACCCACTGCCGGGCCCGCCTCGCCGGCTACAAGGTGCCGCGCAGCCTCGTCATCACCCCCGTCATCCAGCGCTCCCCCAGCGGCAAGGCCGACTACCGCTGGGCCCGCGAGACGGCCGCGCAGGGAGCGGACGGCGGCTGA
- a CDS encoding crotonase/enoyl-CoA hydratase family protein yields MGGTEHLTVERVGATLVLTLNRPEARNALSLPMLVGLHDGWLEADQDDAIRSVVLTGAGGAFCSGMDLKALAANGGMAGQQYRERLTADPDLHWKAMLRHHRPRKPVIAAVEGPCVAGGTEILQGTDIRVAGESAVFGLFEVRRGLFPIGGSTVRLARQIPRTHALEMLLTGRPYTAAEAERIGLIGHVVPDGTALDEALEIAALVNANGPLAVEAVKASVYETAEMTEAEGLRSELERGGPVFATADAKEGARAFGEKRPPVYRRA; encoded by the coding sequence ATGGGCGGCACCGAACACCTCACGGTGGAGCGCGTCGGCGCGACACTCGTACTGACCCTCAACCGGCCGGAGGCGCGCAACGCGCTCTCCCTGCCGATGCTCGTGGGCCTCCACGACGGCTGGCTGGAGGCCGACCAGGACGACGCGATCCGCTCCGTGGTCCTCACCGGCGCCGGCGGAGCCTTCTGCTCCGGCATGGACCTCAAGGCACTCGCCGCGAACGGCGGCATGGCGGGGCAGCAGTACCGGGAGCGGCTCACCGCCGACCCCGACCTGCACTGGAAGGCGATGCTGCGCCACCACCGCCCCCGCAAGCCGGTGATCGCCGCCGTCGAAGGGCCCTGCGTGGCCGGCGGCACCGAGATCCTCCAGGGCACCGACATCCGCGTCGCGGGCGAGAGCGCGGTCTTCGGCCTGTTCGAGGTGCGCCGCGGCCTCTTCCCCATCGGCGGCTCCACGGTCCGCCTCGCCCGCCAGATACCACGTACGCACGCCCTGGAGATGCTGCTCACCGGCCGCCCCTACACCGCCGCCGAGGCCGAGCGGATCGGGCTGATCGGCCACGTGGTCCCCGACGGCACCGCCCTGGACGAGGCGCTGGAGATCGCCGCACTGGTCAACGCCAACGGCCCGCTGGCCGTCGAGGCCGTCAAGGCCTCGGTCTACGAGACCGCGGAGATGACCGAGGCCGAGGGGCTGAGGTCCGAACTGGAGCGCGGCGGGCCCGTCTTCGCCACCGCCGACGCCAAGGAGGGCGCCAGGGCCTTCGGCGAGAAGCGCCCGCCCGTCTACCGCCGCGCCTGA
- a CDS encoding OB-fold domain-containing protein — translation MPEPLTAPLVVEFPFTRSLGPVQSAFLTGLRERTVLGVRTGDGRVLVPPVEYDPVTAEELRDLVEVGTTGTVTTWAWNPSPRPQQPLATPFAWVLVRLDGADTALLHVLDAPGPEAVRTGMRVRVRWAGRRTGAVTDIACFEPAADAAAAGETVATAHTGAFAEPVTGITVPARLEYTYAPGRAQSRYLAALAGHRTVGERCPSCRKVYVPPRGACPTCGVATDEQVEVGPRGTVTTFCIVNIKAKGVDIEVPYVYAHIALDGAGLALHGRIGGIPYDQVRMGLRVEPVWTGDGRYPDHYRPTGEPDADYDAYKELL, via the coding sequence ATGCCCGAACCGCTCACCGCGCCCCTCGTCGTCGAGTTCCCCTTCACCCGCTCCCTCGGCCCGGTGCAGAGCGCCTTCCTCACCGGGTTGCGCGAGCGGACCGTCCTCGGCGTGCGCACCGGGGACGGACGGGTGCTCGTGCCGCCCGTCGAGTACGACCCGGTCACCGCCGAGGAACTGCGCGACCTCGTCGAGGTCGGCACCACCGGCACCGTCACGACCTGGGCCTGGAACCCGTCGCCGCGGCCGCAGCAGCCGCTGGCCACCCCCTTCGCCTGGGTGCTGGTCCGCCTCGACGGCGCCGACACCGCGCTGCTGCACGTCCTGGACGCACCCGGCCCGGAGGCGGTGCGCACCGGCATGCGCGTCCGCGTCCGCTGGGCCGGACGGCGCACCGGCGCCGTCACCGACATCGCGTGCTTCGAACCCGCCGCGGACGCCGCCGCCGCCGGGGAGACCGTGGCGACCGCGCACACCGGCGCGTTCGCCGAACCCGTCACCGGCATCACCGTGCCCGCCCGGCTGGAGTACACCTACGCCCCGGGCCGGGCCCAGAGCCGCTACCTCGCCGCCCTCGCCGGGCACCGCACCGTCGGCGAGCGGTGCCCCTCCTGCCGCAAGGTCTACGTCCCGCCCCGGGGCGCGTGCCCCACCTGCGGCGTCGCCACCGACGAACAGGTCGAGGTCGGCCCGCGCGGCACGGTCACCACCTTCTGCATCGTCAACATCAAGGCCAAGGGCGTCGACATCGAGGTGCCCTACGTCTACGCCCACATCGCCCTCGACGGCGCCGGCCTCGCCCTGCACGGACGCATCGGCGGCATCCCGTACGACCAGGTGCGCATGGGGCTGCGCGTGGAGCCCGTCTGGACCGGCGACGGACGCTACCCCGACCACTACCGGCCCACCGGCGAGCCCGACGCCGACTACGACGCCTACAAGGAGCTGCTGTGA
- a CDS encoding thiolase domain-containing protein translates to MTTATSPQARREVAIVAFAQTRHVRDSATLSEVEMLMPVLHEVLGQVGLTAGEIGFTCSGSCDYLAGRAFSFTMALDGVGAWPPISESHVETDGAWALYEAWVKLLTGEADTALVYSYGKSSPGRLRDVLTRQLDPYYLAPLWPDSVALAALQAQALIDAGDTDETALAAVAGRSRTAAGGNPYAQESGDRPQGAYVVRPLRRGDCPPVGDGAAAVVLAAGDTARRLCERPAWIRGMDHRIEAHALGVRDLTDSPSARLAAERAGAFDAPVDTAELHAPFTSQEVVLRKALGLGDDVTVNPSGGPLAANPVMAAGLIRLGEAAARIHRGESRRALAHATSGPCLQQNLVAVLEGEDR, encoded by the coding sequence GTGACCACGGCGACCAGTCCGCAGGCGCGCCGGGAGGTGGCCATCGTGGCCTTCGCCCAGACCCGGCACGTGCGCGACAGCGCAACCCTCTCCGAGGTCGAGATGCTGATGCCGGTGCTGCACGAGGTGCTGGGCCAGGTCGGCCTCACCGCGGGGGAGATCGGCTTCACCTGCTCGGGCTCCTGCGACTACCTGGCGGGCCGGGCCTTCTCCTTCACCATGGCGCTGGACGGGGTCGGGGCCTGGCCGCCGATCTCCGAGTCGCACGTGGAGACCGACGGGGCGTGGGCGCTGTACGAGGCCTGGGTCAAGCTCCTCACCGGCGAGGCCGACACCGCCCTGGTCTACTCCTACGGCAAGTCCTCGCCGGGGCGGCTGCGGGACGTGCTGACCCGCCAGCTCGACCCCTACTACCTGGCACCGCTGTGGCCCGACTCCGTCGCCCTGGCCGCGCTCCAGGCCCAGGCGCTGATCGACGCGGGCGACACGGACGAAACCGCGCTCGCCGCCGTCGCCGGCCGCAGCCGGACCGCCGCCGGGGGCAATCCGTACGCCCAGGAGTCCGGCGACCGGCCGCAGGGCGCGTACGTGGTGCGGCCGCTGCGCCGGGGCGACTGCCCGCCGGTCGGCGACGGCGCGGCCGCGGTGGTGCTGGCCGCCGGGGACACCGCCCGGCGGCTGTGTGAGCGCCCCGCCTGGATCCGCGGCATGGACCACCGCATCGAGGCCCACGCGCTCGGCGTCCGCGACCTCACCGACTCACCCTCCGCCCGGCTGGCCGCGGAACGCGCCGGGGCCTTCGACGCACCCGTCGACACCGCGGAGCTGCACGCCCCCTTCACCTCCCAGGAGGTCGTGCTCCGCAAGGCACTCGGCCTGGGGGACGACGTCACGGTCAACCCCTCGGGCGGCCCGCTCGCCGCGAACCCCGTGATGGCCGCCGGCCTGATCCGGCTCGGCGAGGCCGCCGCCCGCATCCACCGCGGCGAGTCCCGCCGCGCGCTCGCCCACGCCACGTCCGGGCCCTGCCTGCAGCAGAACCTGGTCGCCGTCCTGGAAGGAGAGGACCGATGA
- a CDS encoding thiolase domain-containing protein: MSAVTGKEPVAVVGVGQTHHTSARHDVSIAGLVREAAQRALVDASMTWADVDAVVIGKAPDFFEGVMMPELYLADALGAVGKPMMRVHTAGSVGGSTALVATSLVAARVHRTVLTLAFEKQSESNAMWGLSLPVPFQQPLLAGAGGFFAPHVRAYMRRTGAPDTVGVLVAYKDRRNALRNPYAHLHEKDITLEKVRSSPMLWDPIRYSETCPSSDGACAMVLTDGAGGRRAPGPVAWVHGGAMRSEPTMFAGKDFVSPRAGRDCAADVYRQAGITDPRRQIDAVEMYVPFSWYEPMWLENLGFAQEGEGWKLTESGVTELDGDLPVNPSGGVLSTNPIGASGMIRFAEAALQVRGTAGGHQVDGARLALGHAYGGGSQFFSMWVVGSGHPGE, encoded by the coding sequence ATGAGCGCGGTGACCGGCAAGGAACCCGTCGCGGTCGTCGGCGTCGGCCAGACCCACCACACCTCGGCGCGGCACGACGTGTCCATCGCGGGACTCGTCCGCGAGGCGGCGCAGCGTGCCCTGGTGGATGCCTCGATGACCTGGGCGGACGTCGACGCCGTCGTCATCGGCAAGGCCCCGGACTTCTTCGAGGGCGTGATGATGCCGGAGCTGTACCTCGCCGACGCCCTCGGCGCGGTCGGCAAGCCCATGATGCGGGTGCACACCGCGGGTTCCGTGGGCGGCTCCACCGCGCTCGTCGCGACCAGCCTGGTCGCCGCGCGGGTGCACCGCACGGTCCTGACGCTCGCCTTCGAGAAGCAGTCCGAGTCCAACGCGATGTGGGGGCTGTCGCTGCCCGTCCCCTTCCAGCAGCCCCTGCTGGCCGGGGCGGGCGGGTTCTTCGCGCCGCACGTGCGCGCCTACATGCGGCGCACCGGCGCGCCCGACACCGTCGGCGTCCTCGTCGCGTACAAGGACCGGCGCAACGCGCTGAGGAACCCGTACGCCCATCTGCACGAGAAGGACATCACCCTGGAGAAGGTGCGTTCCTCGCCCATGCTCTGGGACCCGATCCGCTACTCCGAGACGTGCCCGTCCTCCGACGGCGCCTGCGCGATGGTGCTCACCGACGGGGCGGGCGGGCGCCGCGCCCCCGGACCGGTGGCCTGGGTGCACGGCGGGGCGATGCGCAGCGAGCCCACGATGTTCGCGGGCAAGGACTTCGTCAGCCCCCGGGCCGGACGCGACTGCGCGGCCGACGTCTACCGGCAGGCGGGCATCACCGATCCGCGGCGGCAGATCGACGCCGTGGAGATGTACGTGCCCTTCTCCTGGTACGAGCCGATGTGGCTGGAGAACCTCGGCTTCGCCCAGGAGGGCGAGGGCTGGAAGCTCACCGAGTCGGGGGTGACGGAGCTCGACGGCGACCTGCCCGTCAACCCTTCGGGTGGTGTGCTGTCCACCAACCCGATCGGCGCCTCGGGGATGATCCGCTTCGCCGAGGCGGCCCTCCAGGTGCGCGGCACGGCGGGCGGGCACCAGGTGGACGGGGCACGGCTGGCGCTGGGCCACGCCTACGGCGGGGGTTCGCAGTTCTTCTCCATGTGGGTGGTCGGCTCCGGACACCCCGGAGAGTGA
- a CDS encoding DUF397 domain-containing protein, whose protein sequence is MAESTIGSPLANGKKPQLDLANATWQSSSQGTGDVQIAFVEGYIAMRDGRSPEGPSLIFTPAEWRAFVLGARDGEFDLT, encoded by the coding sequence GTGGCCGAGAGCACGATCGGATCGCCGTTGGCCAACGGGAAGAAGCCGCAGCTTGATCTGGCCAACGCAACATGGCAGTCGAGCAGCCAGGGCACAGGAGACGTCCAGATCGCCTTCGTCGAGGGCTACATCGCCATGAGGGACGGCCGGAGCCCCGAGGGGCCCTCGCTGATCTTCACCCCGGCGGAATGGCGGGCCTTCGTCCTCGGGGCCCGCGACGGCGAGTTCGACCTCACCTGA